One genomic segment of Clostridiaceae bacterium includes these proteins:
- a CDS encoding metal-dependent transcriptional regulator, whose amino-acid sequence MTNKISVSPSLQDYLEAILNISQQNEKVRVTDLAEELEVAKSSVHQAVSQLKKAGLVAHEKYGPLVLTEKGEQIALKVKEKHDILVRFFEEVLGVSKEISHRDACLIEHSISSTSLDKLIDFMDNYTKEDV is encoded by the coding sequence GTGACAAATAAAATTAGTGTTTCACCCTCGTTGCAGGATTATCTTGAGGCTATATTGAACATAAGCCAACAAAATGAAAAGGTTCGTGTAACAGATCTGGCTGAAGAGCTTGAGGTTGCAAAATCCAGTGTACATCAGGCAGTCTCACAGCTAAAAAAGGCTGGGCTGGTTGCTCATGAAAAATATGGTCCTTTGGTTCTCACAGAAAAGGGTGAACAGATAGCCTTGAAAGTGAAAGAAAAACATGATATTTTGGTAAGGTTTTTTGAGGAGGTTTTAGGAGTAAGTAAAGAGATTTCCCACAGGGATGCTTGTTTGATTGAACATTCAATAAGTTCTACTTCATTGGATAAGTTAATAGATTTTATGGACAATTACACTAAAGAAGATGTATAG
- a CDS encoding FeoB-associated Cys-rich membrane protein, protein MKIIEIIAIAIFCLAAIWIIVKNVRKMYRGQGCSSCSACCSNAAKCGKQ, encoded by the coding sequence ATGAAGATTATTGAGATTATTGCTATAGCAATATTTTGCCTGGCAGCAATTTGGATCATTGTAAAGAATGTTAGAAAAATGTACAGGGGACAGGGCTGCAGTTCCTGCAGCGCATGCTGCAGTAATGCGGCAAAGTGTGGCAAACAGTGA
- the feoB gene encoding ferrous iron transport protein B — MGSITVALAGNPNTGKTSLFNNITGARQHVGNWPGVTVEKREGEIIYRGELIKVVDLPGIYSMGAYSEDEVVAREYILNEKPDVIVNVVDSTNLNRNLYLTVQLLEMDADVIIALNMMDETKKLGIDINLEKLSQYFGTNIVPTIATKRLGIDEINEIILTKHKLEEKGTQKKKGQFKVDYGPVVEEKILQISKMIDGISELSKKYPSRWLSIKLLEDDEKLNTQISAMKNGKDLLDYIRIERKNLENQLGTGLDSYIISKRYELINKIVKQCVSTPKIETNTLTDKIDSVLTHRIWGLPFFIAVMYLVFVFTFKFSEPLVGLMEMGVEGLSELAGNGLAVIGASEIFTSFIIDGIIGGVGSVLSIVPVLFMLFMAIAVLEDSGYMARVAYIMDKPMRTVGLNGKAFIPFILGFGCNVPAVMATRTLESKRDRLITIMANPFISCSARLPVYVLFAGAFFSKNQALVVASLYLIGIVMAIATTKLFGKLIPESEDSSFIIELPPYRIPTLRGVLIHMWDKVSDFVKRVTTIILAAVVIIWLLSSLPAGVEYASDESLIGKISSFIAPIFKPAGFGTWQATIALIFGVLAKEVVVSTFGVVYKAGEYGLDSILMQHFTPLSAYSFMLMALLYSPCIATIGCIKSETKSVKWTVIAILYGLVCAWILSVLTYQIGLMLGFE, encoded by the coding sequence ATGGGAAGTATTACAGTTGCTCTGGCAGGTAATCCAAATACAGGCAAAACAAGCCTGTTTAACAATATAACAGGTGCAAGACAGCATGTAGGTAATTGGCCTGGTGTTACTGTGGAAAAAAGAGAAGGAGAGATAATATATAGAGGAGAGCTGATAAAGGTAGTTGACCTCCCAGGAATATATAGTATGGGAGCTTATTCTGAAGATGAGGTTGTTGCCAGAGAATATATATTAAATGAAAAACCTGATGTAATAGTTAATGTTGTTGATTCTACCAACCTTAACAGGAATTTATATCTTACGGTACAGCTGCTGGAGATGGATGCGGATGTTATTATTGCACTTAATATGATGGATGAGACAAAAAAATTAGGTATAGACATTAATTTGGAGAAATTGTCTCAATATTTTGGTACAAATATAGTACCGACCATAGCTACCAAAAGGTTAGGTATAGATGAAATCAATGAAATTATATTGACAAAACATAAATTGGAAGAAAAGGGAACTCAAAAGAAAAAAGGACAGTTCAAAGTTGATTATGGTCCGGTGGTAGAAGAAAAAATTCTCCAAATCAGCAAAATGATTGATGGTATAAGTGAATTATCTAAAAAATACCCTTCAAGGTGGCTTTCCATTAAACTGCTGGAAGATGATGAAAAATTAAATACCCAGATTTCCGCTATGAAAAATGGTAAAGATTTATTAGATTATATTAGGATTGAAAGAAAGAATCTGGAAAATCAGCTGGGGACCGGACTTGACTCATATATAATTTCTAAAAGATATGAGTTAATTAATAAAATTGTTAAACAATGTGTCAGCACTCCCAAGATAGAAACTAATACTTTAACAGATAAAATTGACAGTGTACTTACTCATAGAATTTGGGGGTTGCCGTTCTTTATAGCAGTAATGTACCTGGTTTTCGTGTTTACATTTAAATTTAGTGAGCCCTTAGTAGGACTTATGGAGATGGGCGTAGAGGGTTTGAGCGAACTGGCAGGAAACGGCCTGGCTGTTATTGGTGCCTCTGAAATTTTCACATCATTCATTATAGATGGTATTATAGGTGGAGTTGGGTCAGTATTGAGCATAGTTCCTGTTTTATTTATGCTTTTTATGGCAATTGCCGTACTTGAGGACAGCGGATATATGGCCAGAGTAGCATATATAATGGACAAACCTATGAGAACGGTAGGTCTCAACGGCAAAGCATTTATACCTTTCATACTGGGATTCGGATGTAATGTGCCTGCTGTAATGGCTACAAGGACTTTGGAAAGCAAACGGGACAGGCTAATTACTATTATGGCTAATCCCTTTATTTCATGCAGTGCCCGTCTTCCTGTGTATGTTTTGTTTGCAGGTGCATTTTTTTCAAAAAATCAGGCATTGGTAGTTGCATCCCTATACCTGATAGGAATAGTAATGGCAATAGCTACAACTAAATTGTTCGGTAAACTGATTCCTGAAAGTGAAGATTCCTCTTTTATAATAGAACTTCCTCCATATAGGATTCCCACTTTAAGAGGAGTATTAATTCATATGTGGGACAAGGTAAGTGATTTTGTAAAGAGAGTAACTACTATAATTCTGGCAGCAGTAGTTATAATATGGCTACTTTCCAGCCTGCCTGCAGGTGTGGAATATGCCAGCGATGAAAGCTTAATAGGGAAAATAAGTTCTTTTATAGCTCCAATATTTAAACCTGCAGGATTTGGAACATGGCAGGCGACAATTGCCCTGATATTTGGAGTACTGGCAAAAGAAGTAGTTGTAAGTACATTTGGAGTAGTATATAAAGCAGGAGAGTATGGATTGGATTCAATACTTATGCAGCACTTTACTCCTTTATCCGCATATTCCTTCATGCTTATGGCACTCCTTTATTCACCTTGTATTGCAACCATAGGATGCATAAAAAGCGAGACCAAATCGGTAAAATGGACAGTTATAGCTATCTTATATGGCTTGGTCTGTGCATGGATATTATCTGTACTGACATACCAGATAGGATTAATGTTGGGATTTGAATAA